GCCGCCTGGCGGTGGCCACCGATAACAGTATTTATCAGCAACTGCCTCAGGCGGTTGTGTTTCCGAAAAGCGTTGAGGATCTGATCCTCGTTGGTCAGGTTGGCCAGCGGACAGAATTCCGGCAGGTGAGCTTTTCTCCCCGCGGTGGCGGTACCGGAACCAACGGGCAGTCTCTGACACCGGGGATTGTGGTTGATTTGTCCCGGCACATGAACCAGATTCTGGAGATTAATCCGGAAGAAGGCTGGGTTCGGGTACAGACCGGGGTCGTGAAAGATCAGCTCAATGATGCGCTTCGCCCGCATGGTTTCTTCTTCTCGCCGGATTTGTCGACCAGTAATCGTGCGACCATTGGTGGCATGGTGAATACGGATGCTTCGGGTCAGGGATCGCTCCAGTACGGTAAAACGTCAGACCATGTGCTGGCACTGAAAGCGGTGCTGGTGGATGGTTCAGTTCTGGATACGGAACCACTGACAGAAGAGGGCGTTGCTGCGCTGTCAGAAAGGGGAGATCAGGTCGCGGAAGCCGTTGCTGTCGCCGCGCGTGTCTGTCGGGAAAAACGGCAGGAAATTCTTGATAAATTCCCGCCTCTGAACCGTTTTCTGACCGGATATGATCTGAAGCATGTATACGATGATGCACTGACCCGTTTTGACCCGGCCCGCCTGCTTTGCGGTGCGGAAGGTTCTCTCGCCTTTATTGCTGAAGCCAAACTCAATATCACCCCGATTCCGAAAGCCCGGAAGCTGGTAAACATCAAGTACGACAGCTTTGATGCAGCGTTACGCAATGCACCTGTCATGGTTGAAGCCAAAGCCCTGTCCGTTGAAACGGTGGATTCGAAGGTCCTGAATCTGGCCCGGCAGGATATCGTCTGGCATACCGTCAGTGATTTAATCACGGATGTGCCCGGCAAGGACATGCAGGGCATCAATATTGTTGAGTTCGCCGGAAATGAGCCAGAACTGATTGCAGCGCAGGTTCAGCAGTTGAGCGAGCGGCTGGACAATCTGATTGGCCAGCAGGGGATTATCGGATATCAGGTATGCGACGATCTCGACAGCATCAATAAGATTTACAACATGCGGAAAAAAGCGGTGGGGTTACTGGGAGCTGCGAAAGGCTGGCAGAAACCGATTCCGTTTGCAGAAGATACCTGTGTCCCGCCGGAAAATCTGGCTGATTTTATTGTTGAGTTCCGCCAGTTGCTGGATGAAAAGCAATTGCACTATGGGATGTTCGGTCATGTGGATGCCGGGGTGTTACATGTGCGTCCGGCCCTGGATATGTGCGACCCGCAACAAGAAAAACTGATGAAAGAGATTTCCGATCAGGTCGTTGCGCTGGTTGCAAAATATGGCGGCCTGATGTGGGGCGAGCACGGAAAAGGCTATCGCTCTGAATATGGCCCCGAGTTTTTTGGCGAAGCGCTCTTTACCGAACTGCGTCGGATTAAAGCGGCTTTTGACCCGGAAAATCGATTGAACCCGGGCAAAATCTGTACCCCGCTGGCAAGTGATGCTGAGCTGGTTAAAGTTGATGGGCCGAAACGTGGCTATTTTGACCGTCAGATCCCGGTTCAGGTGCGTGACAGCTTCAATCTGGCGATGGAATGTAACGGTAACGGTCTGTGTTTTAACTACGACACCAGCTCACCGATGTGTCCGTCGATGAAAGTGAGTGCCGATCGCCGCCACTCTCCGAAAGGCCGCGCCGGACTGGTTCGTGAGTGGCTGCGGCTGCTGGCAGCGCAAGGAGTGGATCCGGTCCGGATTGAGCAGGACCTGATGGAAAAATCACCGACGGTGAAACAAATCATCGACCGGTTCCGGAATACTTTCGGCCGTCAGCGTCACCAGTATGATTATTCCCATGAGGTGATGGAGGCCATGAATGGCTGTCTGGCCTGTAAAGCCTGCGCCAGTCAGTGCCCGATCAAGGTGGATGTTCCCAGCTTCCGGTCCCGTTTCCTCAACATTTATTACAGCCGATACCAGCGTCCGGCCAAGGATTATCTGGTGGCGTATGTAGAAAATTATCTGCCGCTGATGGCAAAAGCACCGACACTGGTGAATGCCGCGATGCGTCCGGGCTGGTCGAAGTCCCTGACGGAAAAAGTGCTGGGCTACGTGGATATGCCCGCGCTGTCGGTACCGACGCTGATGCAGGGGCTCTCTGGTCATCATGCCACCCGGTTTGATCTGCAGTGGCTGCAGGCACTGTCAGCGGAAGAGCGTCAGCAGTATGTGCTGGTGGTGCAGGATCCGTTTACCAGTTATTAC
This DNA window, taken from Photobacterium sp. CCB-ST2H9, encodes the following:
- a CDS encoding FAD-binding and (Fe-S)-binding domain-containing protein, which gives rise to MLPALTYENSINAVVLSYLDALETAGFSGDIERAYASRLAVATDNSIYQQLPQAVVFPKSVEDLILVGQVGQRTEFRQVSFSPRGGGTGTNGQSLTPGIVVDLSRHMNQILEINPEEGWVRVQTGVVKDQLNDALRPHGFFFSPDLSTSNRATIGGMVNTDASGQGSLQYGKTSDHVLALKAVLVDGSVLDTEPLTEEGVAALSERGDQVAEAVAVAARVCREKRQEILDKFPPLNRFLTGYDLKHVYDDALTRFDPARLLCGAEGSLAFIAEAKLNITPIPKARKLVNIKYDSFDAALRNAPVMVEAKALSVETVDSKVLNLARQDIVWHTVSDLITDVPGKDMQGINIVEFAGNEPELIAAQVQQLSERLDNLIGQQGIIGYQVCDDLDSINKIYNMRKKAVGLLGAAKGWQKPIPFAEDTCVPPENLADFIVEFRQLLDEKQLHYGMFGHVDAGVLHVRPALDMCDPQQEKLMKEISDQVVALVAKYGGLMWGEHGKGYRSEYGPEFFGEALFTELRRIKAAFDPENRLNPGKICTPLASDAELVKVDGPKRGYFDRQIPVQVRDSFNLAMECNGNGLCFNYDTSSPMCPSMKVSADRRHSPKGRAGLVREWLRLLAAQGVDPVRIEQDLMEKSPTVKQIIDRFRNTFGRQRHQYDYSHEVMEAMNGCLACKACASQCPIKVDVPSFRSRFLNIYYSRYQRPAKDYLVAYVENYLPLMAKAPTLVNAAMRPGWSKSLTEKVLGYVDMPALSVPTLMQGLSGHHATRFDLQWLQALSAEERQQYVLVVQDPFTSYYDAEVVRDFVLLIEKLGKKPMLVPFKPNGKAQHVKGFLRQFAKTARNTADFLNQLDALGMPMVGVDPALVLCYRDEYNEMLGDHRGDFKVMTAHEWLTPLLSELEAFETRDDQPWYLFAHCTEKTKLPNAEKEWGVIFRHFGAQMNTVSVGCCGMAGTFGHEKDKLETSKGVFGLSWQPNLAQLDGERCMATGYSCRSQVKRFEQIKMKHPVQVLLKLVSAA